The following coding sequences are from one Fibrobacter sp. UBA4297 window:
- a CDS encoding efflux RND transporter periplasmic adaptor subunit translates to MIRKFSTIISLAIAVHAATFDGVTEPIAQAKIGFTVSGKVDSIWVKEGAIVHKGDTLMNLVKTEEELRVSITKIAAEDNSNVASAKAKMDTYEKDMQVTKKLFETSTSISAEQVWEKEMNYKVTKAEWEAARIAKAKDSLEYSMARAQLQKQYLIAPFDGEIVAISKNPSESVEALEPIIEIADVRTCRMTAYIIVSKASSLKVGQDVSLQLNSGKIRNKKGKIEFISPVVDKASLLRTIKVVFDNSDKSVEPGVTGKIFVK, encoded by the coding sequence ATGATCCGTAAATTTTCAACAATCATTTCGTTAGCAATTGCAGTTCACGCAGCAACATTCGATGGCGTAACAGAGCCCATCGCCCAGGCAAAAATCGGATTCACCGTATCCGGTAAAGTCGACAGTATTTGGGTAAAAGAAGGCGCAATTGTCCACAAGGGCGACACGTTGATGAACCTCGTAAAAACCGAAGAGGAATTACGCGTAAGCATCACGAAAATTGCGGCAGAAGACAATTCCAACGTAGCGTCCGCCAAAGCAAAGATGGACACCTACGAAAAGGATATGCAGGTCACCAAAAAGCTTTTTGAGACATCTACTTCTATCAGCGCCGAACAGGTCTGGGAAAAAGAGATGAACTACAAGGTCACAAAAGCCGAATGGGAAGCCGCAAGGATTGCCAAAGCGAAGGATTCTCTCGAATACAGCATGGCACGCGCACAGTTGCAAAAGCAATACCTTATAGCGCCCTTTGATGGCGAAATTGTAGCCATTTCTAAGAATCCAAGCGAAAGTGTCGAAGCGCTGGAGCCTATCATCGAGATAGCCGATGTGCGCACCTGCCGCATGACAGCCTACATCATTGTAAGCAAGGCCAGTTCGCTCAAGGTCGGGCAAGATGTAAGTCTGCAGCTCAACAGCGGCAAGATTCGCAACAAGAAAGGCAAAATCGAATTTATCTCCCCCGTTGTTGATAAAGCAAGCCTTTTGCGAACCATCAAGGTTGTTTTTGACAATTCTGACAAGTCCGTAGAACCGGGCGTTACAGGAAAGATTTTTGTCAAATGA